CACTGCGTAAAGACTAAAAAAACGTTGTCCAATCAATATGGAGAACGCTTTTCAAGAACGCTGCGCTCTATTAAACGTCACAATAAACCTATTTCACGCAATTGCGTCTAATAGAATAGTTAACCCTACAAATGCCATAAGCACCGCGATTCGGAAATCGTTCGGAAAAAAAGAAATTGTCACAAAAAAATCGAACTTTATTTACCCCTTTTTTGTCTAACTAATAAGCGTAGAAATATATTTAATTGGGAGGCATGAAATGCGTATAATTGAGGGGGTATCCGTTGGAATTTCCGCAATCCGTAGCAATAAACTGCGTTCTTTACTAACGATGCTGGGCATTATTATCGGTGTTGCCTCTGTACTGGCAATGATAGCGATCGGCGATGGTGCAAAGACCATCGTACTACAAGATGCACAGAAATTGGGTGGTGTGAACCAGTTCACAATGTACCGCAGCTCTTACAAGCGCGTCGGAAACCGTTGGATGCCGAATCGTAGCAATGAGTACTTTGAGTACGAAGATGTGTTGGCTATTGAGGCAGAATGTCCGTCCGTGAAATTGGTCGTACCGAGAATTCCAGAGTGGCGCGGTGTACTTGCTCAGGCTGCTGGAGGGGCAGAGACTCGAACGGGTTATAACGGTGTAAATGCCTCGTTTTCGGAAGCGATGGACTGGGACCTGCAGCAAGGTCGTTTTATTACAGATGAAGATATCGATAACGAAGCGAAGGTCTGTGTGCTCGGCTCTGAAGTGGTTGCCACTCTGTTTGCAGGTAAATCACCCATAGGAGAAGAAATTAAAATCGGCAGAGGTTCCGGAGGTCGTTTCGATCGGTATGGTAGGAGAGAGCAGAAGCGGATAACCGAGCGTTTTACCGTTGTCGGTACCATGGAAAGCCGGGGACGCAGCCTACGTTTCGGCTGGAATTTGGACGATATGATATTCATCCCTATCACCACAACGCAGGAACGTTTTACCGGCAATGATAGAATTGTGATGCTCTCAGTTCACGCGAATACCGTTGAAGAGATTCCGCAAGCCATTGAAGAGGTAAAAACCGTCATCAGAAAACGGCATAACGGCGAGGATGACTTCTTCATGGTCCGAGATATGCGCGAAGGCATGGCGCAGCTCGAAAAAATCAGCAAAGTCATAAAAATCGCATTGGGGAGT
The Candidatus Poribacteria bacterium genome window above contains:
- a CDS encoding ABC transporter permease, which gives rise to MRIIEGVSVGISAIRSNKLRSLLTMLGIIIGVASVLAMIAIGDGAKTIVLQDAQKLGGVNQFTMYRSSYKRVGNRWMPNRSNEYFEYEDVLAIEAECPSVKLVVPRIPEWRGVLAQAAGGAETRTGYNGVNASFSEAMDWDLQQGRFITDEDIDNEAKVCVLGSEVVATLFAGKSPIGEEIKIGRGSGGRFDRYGRREQKRITERFTVVGTMESRGRSLRFGWNLDDMIFIPITTTQERFTGNDRIVMLSVHANTVEEIPQAIEEVKTVIRKRHNGEDDFFMVRDMREGMAQLEKISKVIKIALGSIAGFSLLVGGIGIMNMMLVAVTERTREIGLRKAIGAKRLDIMVQFLIEAIAMCSVGGVLGVLLGMFAGEGMALLAVNIVKIVPEWPSVVSTEWILISVSFSAIIGISFGLYPAIKASSLSPIEALRTD